The nucleotide sequence AGAGGGCGGGGCATAAGCAGTAAGCGCTAAGCGTTAAGCAATATGTGCTCAGTGTTTCCGTTGAGAATAAAGTGATATCCTTAACGCTCAATCCTTAGCGCTTAACGCTAAAAACAGAGGTGACCCCATGCCAAAGCATTCGCCGAAAAAGATCGCACTGGCGCTTTCGGGCGGCGGCGTACGCGCCGTGGCCCACCTCGGCGTCGTCGAGGTCCTGCAGCAGCAGGGCTACGAGATCGGTGCCGTTGCCGGCAGCAGCGGCGGGGCGCTCGCCGGGGTGCTGCTCTGCGACGGCCGTCCCCCGCGGGAGGTCCTGGAGATCTACCGCGAACTCCGGCGCATCGACCTTGTGCGCCACTTCCGCCAGGGCGGGGTGTTCGCTCTCAAGGGGATCGAACGGCTGCTTTCCCATCACCTCTCAGTGACCGATCTCGAAGCACTCCAAATTCCCTGCATCATCGCCGCGACGGACCTGACGGCGGGGACGATCCGCTATTTCGACCGCGGCCCCATCGCCAAACTGGCCGCGGCTTCCTCGTCGCTCATCCCCTTCTTCGCCCCTGTATCTTACGAGGGGATGCGCCTCGGCGACGGCGGATTCATGGACAACATGCCGGTGCGCGCACTCAAAGGTTTGGGCCTGCCGATCCTGGGCATCAACGTCAACGCCATCTTGCCGCAGGAGCCGAAAAACGTCATGCAGACGACCTACCGTGCCCTCATTCTGATGATGGCGGCGAACGTCGAGGCGTCAAAACATTTTGCCGATGCGTATTTGGAAGTGCAGGGGTGTGCGGAGATGAACATCTTCGATACCACGAAACTCGATGAGGCCTTTGACGCGGGGCGGCGTGAGGCGGAAGCGGCGCTGGAAAAGGGGTTACTGGATCTTGCGTAGCAGGGCGTCGAGTCCCCGGGTGGGGAGGAGGCGTTTGAACAGGGCCAGCAGCTGTGTCGCACCGGTAATGTGGTAGCGCGGGGCGGGGCGTTTTGCTTCCAGGGCCCTGATGACTTTTTCGATGACGGCATCCGCATCGCGGGTAAAGCGGTCCTTCTCCTCTTTTTTCTGTTTCCGTTTGTAGACCTCTTCGTCGTACACCTCCGCAAAACGGCTCTGCGCCGTGTCGATATTCTTCTCGAACATCTTGATGGCGTTGTCACGGAACTTGGAGCGGATCGGGCCCGTATTGAGGGTGACGACGTGGACGCCCGTACCCTCCAGCTCCAGGCGCAGGGTGTCGCAGAGCCCCTCGATGGCGTATTTGCTGGCGTTGTACGCCCCGCGGAAACGCAGTGAAACGAGCCCCAGTACGGAACTGTGCTGCAGGATGCGCCCGTACCCCTGCGTAAGCATGACGGGGAGGACGCGGCGCGTCAGTTCGTGCAGTCCCAGGACGTTTGTCTCGAACTGTTCGCGCAGGGCGAACGTCGGGACGTCCTCGAGGGCGCCGGGCTGGCCGTACCCGGCGTTGTTGAAGAGGGCATAGAGGGTGCCGCCCGTCTGCTCCAGCACCCACTTCAGGGCCGCGTCGATACTGTCGGGGTCGGTGACGTCGAGCTGGTGGGCGTTGAGGCCCTCGTCGATGAGACGGAGGACATCGTCGGGGCGGCGCGCCGTGGCAAAGACGTCGTAACCCTGCCTGAAAAGCGCCAGGGCCGTTGCATGGCCGATGCCGCTGGAGCAGCCGGTGATAAGGATCGATTTTTTCATGGCGCCATTATAGCCTGCCTCCGTAAAAGGGAGTGCATGGCGGGAAGGGGGAATTAAGATGGCGTCAGGTGTAGTAGATGCGGCCGCAGTCGTAACACTCGTATTTTCTTTTTTTAAAGCGCAGGTATTTCTCCACAAAGGTACGCTTGCGCCGCTTTGCATGTTCTGAACCGCACTGGGGACAGACCCTCTTTTTGAACGATTTCATTTTTTTCCTCTGACAGGGATCACTCTCTCACCGGCGATTCATGTTACGCGGATTCTAGCGCAGCAATATTAAAATAATGTTACTATTTACACACAAAAGATGTTTAAATTTACAAATATACAAAAAGGTGATAATGCTTATCTGCCACTGCGATCTTCATTTTGAACTCCCCTATGCACACTCCCTAAAAGGGCGCCGCAGCATCGTAAACGGCATCAAGGAGCGGCTGAAAGC is from Sulfurimonas sp. HSL-1656 and encodes:
- a CDS encoding SDR family NAD(P)-dependent oxidoreductase; the encoded protein is MKKSILITGCSSGIGHATALALFRQGYDVFATARRPDDVLRLIDEGLNAHQLDVTDPDSIDAALKWVLEQTGGTLYALFNNAGYGQPGALEDVPTFALREQFETNVLGLHELTRRVLPVMLTQGYGRILQHSSVLGLVSLRFRGAYNASKYAIEGLCDTLRLELEGTGVHVVTLNTGPIRSKFRDNAIKMFEKNIDTAQSRFAEVYDEEVYKRKQKKEEKDRFTRDADAVIEKVIRALEAKRPAPRYHITGATQLLALFKRLLPTRGLDALLRKIQ
- a CDS encoding patatin-like phospholipase family protein; amino-acid sequence: MPKHSPKKIALALSGGGVRAVAHLGVVEVLQQQGYEIGAVAGSSGGALAGVLLCDGRPPREVLEIYRELRRIDLVRHFRQGGVFALKGIERLLSHHLSVTDLEALQIPCIIAATDLTAGTIRYFDRGPIAKLAAASSSLIPFFAPVSYEGMRLGDGGFMDNMPVRALKGLGLPILGINVNAILPQEPKNVMQTTYRALILMMAANVEASKHFADAYLEVQGCAEMNIFDTTKLDEAFDAGRREAEAALEKGLLDLA